The following coding sequences lie in one Synechococcus sp. PCC 7336 genomic window:
- a CDS encoding molybdopterin-dependent oxidoreductase: MASVWTAGGLVLLQPRSQAITQDGRWPLLDLRDFSQPLPEHWVTPTSDFYIQSAFGTPELDRDRWKLELSGLLDRPLSLSFTDLLSLPAEDIYWTLECIGNPAGGQLAGNALWRGTRLRPLLERAGVRPEARAFALRSADEYETGLLRQELLQEDVFLVYRMNGEPLPPEHGYPVRIFIPGKYGQKQPKWLTQIEAIAEPFRGYWERRGWSDRAPILTHGLARQVQRQRVFTGNKRVQSPPGWVAIAGMALASNVWIDRVEVSRDGGSIWEIAEQTRPSTPYEWTVWRHQWFFIAPGQHQLLARAVAGEDVQPLNDIIPLDGNQAILQVQLEVSDRSPVLR, encoded by the coding sequence TTGGCTTCAGTTTGGACGGCTGGGGGATTGGTGCTCCTGCAACCGCGATCGCAGGCCATTACCCAAGACGGACGCTGGCCGCTGCTCGATCTGAGGGATTTTTCGCAACCGCTGCCCGAGCATTGGGTGACCCCCACCTCAGACTTCTACATTCAATCGGCGTTTGGCACGCCAGAGCTGGATCGCGATCGCTGGAAATTAGAGCTTTCGGGACTACTCGATCGCCCTCTCTCCCTCAGCTTTACCGATCTCCTCTCTCTCCCAGCCGAAGACATTTACTGGACGCTGGAATGTATCGGCAACCCGGCGGGAGGACAGTTGGCGGGCAACGCGCTGTGGCGGGGTACCCGGTTGCGACCCCTGCTAGAACGGGCGGGAGTGCGTCCCGAGGCGAGGGCATTTGCACTGCGATCGGCCGACGAGTACGAAACGGGGCTGTTGCGGCAGGAACTGCTGCAGGAGGATGTTTTTCTGGTCTATCGCATGAATGGCGAGCCGTTACCTCCAGAGCACGGCTATCCGGTCCGCATTTTCATCCCCGGCAAGTACGGCCAAAAGCAGCCGAAATGGCTGACGCAGATAGAGGCGATCGCAGAACCGTTCCGGGGGTATTGGGAGCGACGGGGCTGGTCCGATCGAGCCCCCATTCTCACCCACGGGCTAGCGCGGCAGGTGCAGCGGCAGCGAGTATTTACCGGCAATAAGCGGGTGCAGTCGCCGCCGGGATGGGTGGCGATCGCCGGGATGGCGCTGGCCAGTAATGTATGGATCGATCGAGTTGAAGTGAGTCGGGATGGCGGCAGTATCTGGGAGATCGCCGAACAGACACGACCCTCCACCCCTTACGAATGGACCGTATGGCGGCACCAGTGGTTTTTCATTGCCCCAGGCCAGCACCAGCTCTTAGCGCGGGCAGTGGCTGGAGAGGACGTGCAGCCGCTGAACGATATCATCCCGCTAGATGGCAATCAGGCAATTCTACAGGTGCAGCTAGAGGTGAGCGATCGCAGCCCAGTTCTCCGATAG
- a CDS encoding heme o synthase, giving the protein MIDTFINSSNPRNRTWGQVLESYYQLTKPRIIVLLLITTAGGMWVAGGGRVDPLLMLATLAGGALASAAANTINCWYDRDIDYDMERTRHRPLPSGRVHPRDALLFAGLLAIASFGLLATYANLAAALLAMSGIGFYVAIYTLWLKRTSSLNIVIGGAAGAIPPLVGWAAVTGGLDWGAWALFLIIFLWTPPHFWALALLMRDEYAQVKVPMLPVVAGDKSTAQQMMVYTLLMVPATLLLVFPLHQLGWVYAIAALGLGEIFIRKNWQLLQQPEDRELARSLFKYSLYYMMLLCAAMGLDTLPLSQQLSSALSENWAAIAHL; this is encoded by the coding sequence ATGATCGATACTTTTATCAACAGCTCCAACCCTCGCAACCGCACTTGGGGACAAGTCCTCGAAAGCTATTACCAACTCACCAAACCTCGCATTATCGTCCTGCTGCTGATTACCACTGCCGGTGGCATGTGGGTGGCCGGTGGAGGTCGAGTAGATCCCCTTTTAATGTTGGCGACCTTGGCGGGGGGAGCGCTGGCCTCTGCGGCAGCAAATACCATTAACTGCTGGTACGATCGCGACATCGATTACGACATGGAGCGCACCCGCCACCGCCCGCTGCCCTCGGGGCGGGTGCATCCGAGAGATGCATTGCTCTTTGCGGGGCTGTTGGCGATCGCCTCTTTCGGTCTGCTCGCCACCTATGCCAATCTCGCTGCTGCTCTGCTGGCCATGTCGGGGATCGGGTTTTACGTGGCCATCTACACGTTGTGGCTCAAGCGCACGAGTAGCCTCAATATTGTGATTGGCGGTGCGGCAGGTGCTATTCCCCCGTTAGTGGGTTGGGCGGCAGTGACGGGCGGTCTGGATTGGGGAGCTTGGGCACTGTTTCTCATCATCTTTTTGTGGACCCCCCCCCACTTCTGGGCCTTGGCATTGCTGATGCGAGATGAATACGCTCAGGTGAAGGTGCCGATGTTGCCGGTGGTGGCGGGGGACAAGTCGACCGCGCAGCAGATGATGGTTTACACGTTGCTGATGGTACCGGCTACCTTGCTGCTCGTATTTCCGCTGCATCAGTTGGGCTGGGTCTACGCGATCGCCGCCTTGGGCTTGGGAGAGATCTTTATCCGCAAGAATTGGCAGTTATTGCAGCAGCCTGAAGATCGGGAGTTAGCGCGATCGCTGTTCAAATACTCGCTGTATTACATGATGCTATTGTGTGCGGCGATGGGTTTAGATACCTTGCCGCTGTCGCAGCAGTTGAGCAGTGCCCTATCGGAGAACTGGGCTGCGATCGCTCACCTCTAG
- a CDS encoding heme A synthase, which produces MQNTYRPNSPIPQGSGAEEFSSNLDESLLANLRRCLYALAGLTLFLMALGSATRVMNAGLACPDWPLCYGEFVPSAQMNLQVFLEWFHRLVASTVGFCTIALVGVSWWFRKSVPNWLPWAALAALALVVFQGVLGGLTVIELLRFDIVTAHLGTGLLFFSLVLAIAVGLTPLQTTTVAAHLPWLGLTATLLVYLQSLLGALVASQWALHLCFSESELCGVMNAHLLGIIPASLAALTVAIATWLTPDKTPLLDRLSQLAGLLLATQLAVGSATFRLHLQVEPLTVTHQAVGAALLGTLLAYTLVAWRSRAATRSTESPA; this is translated from the coding sequence ATGCAAAACACTTACCGGCCCAACTCCCCCATCCCTCAGGGCTCTGGTGCTGAAGAATTTTCCTCCAATCTCGACGAATCGCTGCTAGCCAATTTGCGCCGCTGTCTGTATGCTCTGGCGGGTCTGACGCTCTTTTTGATGGCTTTGGGCAGTGCCACTCGCGTCATGAATGCTGGCTTGGCTTGTCCCGATTGGCCTCTGTGCTACGGCGAATTCGTCCCTAGCGCCCAGATGAATCTACAGGTGTTTTTAGAGTGGTTTCACCGCCTGGTTGCCTCCACCGTAGGGTTTTGCACGATCGCCCTAGTTGGCGTCAGTTGGTGGTTTCGGAAATCTGTGCCCAACTGGTTGCCCTGGGCGGCTTTAGCGGCTTTGGCTCTCGTGGTGTTTCAGGGGGTATTGGGGGGACTGACGGTGATCGAACTGCTGCGGTTTGACATTGTCACCGCCCATTTAGGCACGGGACTGCTGTTTTTTAGTCTGGTGTTGGCGATCGCCGTCGGTCTCACTCCCCTCCAAACAACGACCGTAGCGGCCCATCTCCCCTGGCTGGGACTGACCGCAACCCTGTTGGTCTACCTGCAAAGTCTGCTCGGCGCCCTAGTGGCGTCCCAATGGGCACTGCATCTCTGCTTCAGCGAATCGGAACTGTGCGGCGTGATGAACGCCCACCTGCTCGGCATTATTCCCGCCAGTTTGGCCGCTCTGACGGTGGCGATCGCCACTTGGCTGACCCCTGACAAAACCCCCCTGCTCGATCGCCTGTCGCAACTGGCGGGCCTGCTGCTCGCGACGCAATTAGCGGTGGGCAGCGCCACCTTCCGGCTGCACTTGCAAGTGGAACCTCTGACCGTAACCCACCAAGCGGTAGGGGCTGCGCTACTCGGCACGTTGTTGGCTTATACCTTGGTGGCGTGGCGATCGCGTGCCGCTACTCGCTCGACCGAATCTCCCGCATAA